A single genomic interval of Lathyrus oleraceus cultivar Zhongwan6 chromosome 7, CAAS_Psat_ZW6_1.0, whole genome shotgun sequence harbors:
- the LOC127104923 gene encoding uncharacterized protein LOC127104923, which translates to MFTQSPEKLKDKEDSEGMSGDLVDKEENSIEKKDQSTYIINIDDMNSDDEPIGKRLTPGITKRLKNRKGKVVESSIMPSKSLRRRTSVGLTKGWSKVFTLVYKKKYLKRKEVPFESNEYDHDVEHNVQDIVSSTRKKASEEKIPGNTPEVPIDNISFHYVENVEKCKFVYQRRLMLERELGKYAFECKEVMSLIQEAGLMKNVTGFGKCYEMLVKEFIVNISKDCDNKRRKELMKVYVRGRCVDFSPKIINRFLGRNEEEQAEVVVSDNVICREISAKQVKE; encoded by the coding sequence ATGTTTACTCAGTCTCCTGAAAAATTAAAAGACAAAGAGGATTCTGAGGGCATGTCTGGTGATTTAGTTGACAAAGAAGAAAACTCTATAGAGAAGAAGGATCAATCTACATACATAATAAATATAGATGATATGAACTCTGATGATGAGCCGATTGGTAAAAGACTGACTCCAGGAATAACTAAAAGGTTAAAGAATAGAAAAGGTAAAGTTGTTGAATCCTCCATCATGCCCTCAAAATCTCTCAGGAGAAGGACGAGTGTTGGCCTTACAAAAGGTTGGAGCAAGGTATTTACTCTTGTTTACAAGAAAAAATATCTTAAGAGGAAGGAAGTCCCTTTTGAGTCTAATGAATATGATCATGATGTCGAACACAATGTCCAAGACATTGTCTCTTCTACAAGAAAGAAAGCTTCTGAGGAGAAGATTCCAGGAAATACTCCTGAAGTCCCAATCGACAACATCTCCTTTCACTATGTGGAAAATGTAGAGAAATGTAAATTTGTTTACCAAAGAAGACTGATGCTGGAAAGAGAACTTGGAAAATATGCTTTTGAATGCAAAGAAGTGATGAGTCTGATTCAAGAAGCTGGATTAATGAAAAATGTGACTGGCTTTGGAAAGTGTTATGAAATGCTTGTTAAAGAATTCATTGTGAATATCTCTAAGGATTGTGATAACAAAAGGAGAAAGGAGCTTATGAAAGTGTATGTAAGAGGAAGGTGTGTGGATTTCTCTCCTAAAATCATAAATAGGTTTCTGGGCAGAAATGAAGAAGAACAAGCTGAAGTGGTTGTTTCTGACAATGTCATTTGCAGAGAGATTAGTGCTAAACAAGTGAAGGAATGA